TTTAAAAATCCATGCTAAAGCTAATTGCGAATCCGTTACTCCTAACTCTGTAGCCACTTCATGAAACTCTTTTAAAACTTCAAAATTTTCCTTTGTAAAATATCTGTTTGATATCTCGGGTACATATGTAGCTCTGCTCATATCAGGTATATTAGAAAGGTATTTTCCCGTTAAAACGCCTTGCGCTAGCGGAATATAAGCCATTATTCCTAGGCCATATGTTTTAGCTAATAGGAACTTATCTTTCTCTATATCTCTTTCTAAGAAATTATATGGCTCCTGCATAGCTACAAAGGGTATTTTGAGGTCTCTAGCTAATTTAACCAAATATGGGATATCTTCAGGATCAAAATAACTCTCACCTACATAGTAGACCTTGCCTTGCCTTACTAGGTCATAAAAAGTTTCCATAGTCTCTTCTATTGGGGTTTCAGGATCAGGTCTATGCATTAAATAGATATCGATGTAATCTATGCCTAATCTTTTTAAAGATTCTTTAACCTGCCACATAACATGCTTTCTTGATAAGCCTTGCCCATTAGGATGTAAAGCCATTTTTCCGTAAACCTTAGTCGATATTACAAGAGACTCCCTATCATATCCTTTAATAGCCTCTCCTAGAATTTTCTCAGCTTTCCCAACATGATAAACGTCTGGACCTTGCATAACTCCATGGTAAACGTTAGCAGTGTCAAAGAAATTGATTCCATAATCTATTGCCTTTTTAATAATTTTCTTACTTTCCTCCTCATCCACTTTATATATTCCATAGCTATCTTTCTCATTAGAAGGAGGTAGATGCCAAGTACCTAAACAAAGTTTTGAGACTTTTAGTCCGGTCTTTCCAAATCTTATATATTCCATACATTTTCACCCTTTTTTTAAGTTTTAGTTGAACACTCATTATTCTATGCCTAATAATTTAAAAGCCTTGATGAGAATCCATTTTAGTAGCGTTGCGATTTATTCGGCTTATAATAGACTATTAATGTAAATCAAATTCGTTGTATCAATGCTTTCAAAGGTGACGAATTTCGCCAAGGGATTTGTAGTTACACAAGGCTTGTTATAGTCTATTGCTTTGCAAGATTTAATTAAATTAGGGCTAATTTATAGATTATCATCAATATTATTTACATGTATTATTAAATTATTTCAAAAGCCTCACAAAGCAAAACTCTGTTCCGAAAATACTAGCGAGAAACCTATGTAATTTTTTTATTTAAAATATTAATTGGGCATTACTTCACATATTAACGTCAAAATTTATATACTAAAAATTATATATTATTAGATAGGTTTTGCCATGAAATCAACTTATATCCTTTACAAAGTAGGGATATATATAGCTACTTTCTTCATAATAATAACGGTAAACTTCTTTCTTCCGAGATTAATGCCCGGAAGTGCCTTATCGGTTATAGTATCATTAATAGAAGGTCAAAATGGAGTTTCTGCCACAGCTGGGAATACCGCAGTAGCTCTTGAGGTAAAGCAACTAGAAGCAGCTTTCGGTCTTACGCCTGCGCCTTGGTATGTACAATATTGGCATTATATACAAGGAATCTTCTCATTAAATTTAGGAGCCTCAATAACCTATTATCCTACACCAGTATTGTCTATAATTTTAAGCGGTTTACCCTGGTCATTAGGACTAGTTATAGCTGCAGCAATAGTAGCGTTCTTTCTGGGAAGTTATCTTGGAAGCATAGGGGGTTTTAATAGAAGAACAAAGAAAGATGTAATAGTTGTAATTATCACATCAATTTTAGCTGCATTACCCTCTTTCGTAATTTTAATGTATTTAGAGATGTGGCTATCTGTAGATCATGGAATATTTGCTATAAATTTCCCTAATAATGTTGGCCCAAATCCTAGTTCAGTAGCCGCATTAGCGAGATTCTAT
The nucleotide sequence above comes from Sulfolobus tengchongensis. Encoded proteins:
- a CDS encoding aldo/keto reductase, with protein sequence MEYIRFGKTGLKVSKLCLGTWHLPPSNEKDSYGIYKVDEEESKKIIKKAIDYGINFFDTANVYHGVMQGPDVYHVGKAEKILGEAIKGYDRESLVISTKVYGKMALHPNGQGLSRKHVMWQVKESLKRLGIDYIDIYLMHRPDPETPIEETMETFYDLVRQGKVYYVGESYFDPEDIPYLVKLARDLKIPFVAMQEPYNFLERDIEKDKFLLAKTYGLGIMAYIPLAQGVLTGKYLSNIPDMSRATYVPEISNRYFTKENFEVLKEFHEVATELGVTDSQLALAWIFKVQEVNGVTIVPIIGVTKLNQLEDNIESVNIRLPEDVYRRLDEISKKSKVNWEIRYNKILRRES
- a CDS encoding ABC transporter permease yields the protein MATFFIIITVNFFLPRLMPGSALSVIVSLIEGQNGVSATAGNTAVALEVKQLEAAFGLTPAPWYVQYWHYIQGIFSLNLGASITYYPTPVLSIILSGLPWSLGLVIAAAIVAFFLGSYLGSIGGFNRRTKKDVIVVIITSILAALPSFVILMYLEMWLSVDHGIFAINFPNNVGPNPSSVAALARFYTLPIVGLMFTLLSGFVLGMRNNMLHTLRDNYVTYAEILGLDSSKVRKIIYKNSLLPNITAFAIILGLAISQALTIEGLLSTPGVGFYFGLALTSKDLPLLQGIFLFIAIMLILSIAVVEFVYTLLDPRARVSESE